The Stegostoma tigrinum isolate sSteTig4 chromosome 38, sSteTig4.hap1, whole genome shotgun sequence genome contains a region encoding:
- the LOC132206454 gene encoding small integral membrane protein 45 isoform X3: MPHFLDWFVPVYLMISILILVGFGACIYYFEPGLQEAHKWRTQRPITEREVRKTLMIRDNLGFRAPEV; the protein is encoded by the coding sequence ATGCCTCACTTCCTGGACTGGTTCGTGCCTGTCTACCTGATGATCTCCATTCTAATCCTGGTTGGCTTCGGAGCCTGCATCTACTACTTTGAGCCTGGCCTGCAGGAGGCGCACAAGTGGAGGACCCAGCGACCCATCACGGAGCGGGAGGTCCGGAAAACATTAATGATCCGGGACAATCTGGGATTTCGGGCCCCTGAGGTCTGA